In the Raphanus sativus cultivar WK10039 unplaced genomic scaffold, ASM80110v3 Scaffold5065, whole genome shotgun sequence genome, TGCAGATGCGATAAATACACCTGGCAGCAGTGAATATGAGAGAAGATAAGTCAATTCGATTACATAAATGTGAAGTGTGAGGTTGTTGATCATGTACCAGTAAAGAAGGATGCCAGCCGCACAGAGAACCACATTCCGCTGAGCCTTGTAGATCTGACACACAAGTAAACTCGTAACTATGGTGAGCCGGAGACATCCAAGCCGCAGATAACAAGTCGAATATATCCCCATGATTCGATTATGACAAATCTATCGATGAAAGTACATCCTGATGATTCCACTAAAACAAGTCGCCTTGCAACATTTTTGAGCTTCTAAACAGCAGCTAAGATATGGAATAGAAGATACTAATACTAATCACTAGTACAGTAGTACTAATAAACCCGGGAATCTGACAAAATATGCAATTTGTACAGCTACTAAAAATAACTATTGTCCCATTACTCAGACATCTACATCTATTTAATAAACCTAAAGCAATTAATCTCAATCCTCAGATGATTGTACATTTGATACTAGAGTTGAAGCGGTGTTTTTTGTTCATATCTGATGATTATACAAGTGTGAACAAAAAATACGCTTTAACTCTATTACCAAAATGTGATGATATACTTACAGATTTCTCGTAGCGATCACGTTCTGTAGCAGTGCAAACCTCAGAGGAGCACATTAGTCTATGCTCATTCTTCCAGTAAAGATCTGAAACAAACGTATGTCCCAAGCAATTCACATGGagtaaatttaaatactaaatcaAACAATATTTACCAAAATCAGTCAATCCCTAATTATAGAAAGACCATATCGATCCCAGAACAGGAAACGGTGAGAAATTAGGCGATCTAcgatagatagatagagagagagagaggtgatcACCGAGGAGTTGAAATCCAGCGAAGGCGACGATGGAGGCGGCAGGCTGGAGAATAAGCGAGACAAGTGACACGATTCGTTTCTTGAGAAGCATAGGGTAAGGGAGAGTTAATATGACGGCAATCACGACCTCCGCAGCAA is a window encoding:
- the LOC130507656 gene encoding uncharacterized protein LOC130507656 → MALQWLILSYVVAAEVVIAVILTLPYPMLLKKRIVSLVSLILQPAASIVAFAGFQLLDLYWKNEHRLMCSSEVCTATERDRYEKSIYKAQRNVVLCAAGILLYWCIYRICKYNKDLEHLEELEKRCKAE